A genome region from Sulfurovum sp. TSL6 includes the following:
- a CDS encoding murein L,D-transpeptidase family protein: MRERKAMKLSIFGIAVLLFVVGCGEPTYYGKVDNTPYAIQECVNELARGTDIDHDAKIDKIVVYKKKRMMYAYKDGKVVEKFRISLGANGGANAGDKVKVGDYRTPEGTYSIVRKKCDSRLYRSLMISYPSEADKARARARGVDPGGYITIHGQPKWNADGRGDEYTLSRDWTEGCVAVRNLAMDKLWAAVEKGVKIEIHA, encoded by the coding sequence TTGCGTGAAAGAAAAGCGATGAAACTGAGTATTTTCGGGATAGCAGTACTACTGTTTGTGGTTGGCTGCGGCGAGCCTACGTATTATGGGAAAGTAGACAATACCCCGTATGCGATACAAGAGTGTGTCAATGAATTGGCAAGAGGCACTGATATCGACCATGATGCCAAGATAGACAAGATCGTTGTCTATAAGAAAAAAAGAATGATGTATGCGTATAAAGATGGTAAAGTGGTTGAAAAATTTCGTATCTCTCTAGGTGCTAATGGTGGAGCCAATGCTGGGGACAAGGTAAAGGTAGGGGACTACAGAACTCCGGAAGGTACCTATAGTATTGTGAGAAAGAAATGTGATTCAAGACTGTATAGGTCTCTAATGATCTCTTATCCTAGCGAGGCTGATAAAGCAAGAGCAAGGGCAAGAGGTGTAGATCCGGGTGGATATATCACGATCCATGGACAACCTAAATGGAATGCGGATGGACGAGGCGATGAATATACCCTATCGCGTGATTGGACTGAGGGATGTGTGGCAGTCCGAAACCTTGCTATGGATAAACTTTGGGCTGCTGTTGAAAAGGGTGTAAAAATAGAAATACACGCATGA
- a CDS encoding DUF1566 domain-containing protein encodes MKKVLISACLSMFTTLLMAGGDTSETLAPVAEISTKPCKTNKVYVEADAGLMWQDAAYTDGEDGAYKRGHSVGKAGKYRHAMNYCRALNYAGYNDWRLPTSMELSHVHNPQGNPFAYYRGSDFWSSTPTTENRYYVVYAADAMQYARKPSQSNYIRCVRCLGEGYVYSRSEDVK; translated from the coding sequence ATGAAAAAAGTACTTATATCGGCATGTTTATCTATGTTCACAACGCTGCTTATGGCAGGGGGAGATACAAGCGAAACACTTGCACCTGTGGCTGAGATATCAACTAAGCCTTGTAAAACAAATAAAGTTTATGTTGAAGCAGATGCAGGCCTTATGTGGCAAGATGCGGCTTACACAGATGGAGAGGATGGTGCGTATAAGCGAGGGCATTCAGTAGGGAAAGCAGGTAAGTATAGACATGCGATGAATTACTGTCGTGCATTGAATTATGCTGGATATAATGATTGGAGATTGCCTACATCAATGGAGTTATCTCATGTACATAATCCACAAGGCAATCCATTTGCATACTATCGTGGTTCAGACTTTTGGTCATCTACACCTACTACGGAGAATAGATATTATGTGGTTTATGCTGCAGATGCAATGCAATATGCGAGAAAACCTAGTCAGTCTAATTATATTAGATGTGTCCGTTGTTTAGGTGAAGGGTATGTCTATTCTAGATCAGAAGATGTAAAATAG
- a CDS encoding UDP-N-acetylmuramate dehydrogenase, protein MFFKTIDFSKYSSIKVGQPTQVLMIEEGDSIPQDRYLIGGANNLLVSPTPPPLMMLSKDFATIIQEEDMLVIGAAMPTGRIVSYAKKHDIGGFEFCSKLPGTLGGMLAMNAGVKEYEIFNILHSIKINGTWILAQEIEHGYRFAKLGGIATQAKFEIQYGFNQKLLDELLNLRSNQPLEPSAGSVFKNPEGDYAGRLIEAVGLKGVRKGQMQWSSVHANFLVNLGGGTYEEAKSLIDLAKSEVLKRFNITLIEEIKIL, encoded by the coding sequence ATGTTTTTTAAGACCATAGACTTCTCCAAATACTCCAGTATCAAGGTGGGACAGCCCACACAGGTACTGATGATAGAAGAAGGCGATAGCATACCTCAAGACAGATACCTCATCGGAGGAGCGAACAACTTACTTGTCTCACCTACACCTCCCCCACTGATGATGCTCTCTAAAGATTTTGCTACTATCATTCAAGAAGAAGATATGTTGGTTATTGGTGCGGCAATGCCTACAGGTCGCATCGTCTCTTATGCTAAAAAACATGATATTGGCGGTTTTGAGTTTTGTTCTAAACTTCCCGGTACACTGGGTGGCATGCTTGCAATGAATGCAGGGGTCAAAGAGTATGAAATATTTAATATCTTACACTCTATAAAGATCAATGGTACATGGATATTAGCGCAAGAGATAGAACACGGCTACCGTTTTGCTAAACTAGGAGGTATTGCAACCCAAGCAAAGTTTGAGATACAGTATGGTTTTAACCAAAAACTTCTAGACGAGCTGCTCAACCTACGATCCAATCAACCTCTTGAACCCAGTGCAGGTTCAGTGTTTAAAAACCCTGAAGGTGATTATGCCGGACGTCTGATAGAGGCTGTGGGACTAAAAGGTGTAAGAAAAGGTCAAATGCAATGGAGCAGTGTTCATGCCAATTTCTTGGTTAATTTAGGGGGTGGAACGTATGAAGAAGCCAAGTCTCTTATAGACTTGGCAAAAAGTGAAGTTTTAAAGAGGTTTAATATTACATTAATAGAAGAGATAAAAATCCTCTAA
- a CDS encoding menaquinone biosynthesis family protein: MNPIQLAHSPDADDIFMYFAIKFGWVDTKGYTFENIGLDIETLNVEALKGTYDVSAISFGMYPLIKDEYALLRTAVSFGEGYGPKLIRRKDKKLKRNFKVALSGKYTTNAMLFRIYYPDAKPVYMDFLEIEEAVVSGKVDAGVLIHESILDFDASLEVEKEVWDIWVELAGEGLPLPLGGMAIRRSLPLNRAIDIENILIEGVKVANDRKEELCAKLEAENLVRISDKMLKKYLDMYASDASVELSDLQIKALDRLYELGFQHGLWETPIKTEAYLIPKEYEALRNS, from the coding sequence ATGAATCCTATACAATTAGCCCATTCTCCAGATGCAGATGATATTTTTATGTATTTTGCCATTAAATTTGGCTGGGTAGATACCAAAGGCTATACGTTTGAAAATATTGGTCTAGACATTGAAACACTCAATGTGGAAGCACTTAAAGGAACTTATGATGTGTCTGCCATCAGTTTTGGTATGTACCCACTCATCAAAGATGAGTATGCACTGCTTCGTACTGCAGTAAGTTTCGGAGAAGGGTATGGACCCAAGCTCATACGCCGTAAAGATAAAAAGCTGAAGCGTAATTTTAAAGTAGCGCTTTCTGGAAAATATACGACCAATGCCATGCTTTTCAGAATATATTACCCAGATGCAAAACCTGTCTATATGGATTTCCTTGAAATTGAGGAGGCTGTCGTTTCAGGAAAGGTGGATGCGGGCGTACTGATCCATGAATCCATCTTGGATTTTGATGCAAGTCTGGAAGTAGAAAAAGAAGTGTGGGATATTTGGGTAGAATTGGCAGGGGAAGGTCTGCCTCTGCCTCTTGGCGGTATGGCGATACGAAGAAGCCTACCCCTAAACCGTGCTATCGATATAGAAAATATCCTCATTGAGGGTGTCAAAGTGGCGAATGACAGAAAAGAAGAACTCTGTGCCAAACTTGAGGCAGAAAACCTTGTACGTATTTCAGATAAAATGCTTAAAAAATACCTTGATATGTATGCATCAGATGCATCTGTCGAACTCTCTGATCTTCAAATAAAAGCACTCGACAGACTATACGAGTTAGGTTTTCAACATGGCTTATGGGAGACCCCTATCAAAACGGAAGCGTATTTGATTCCAAAAGAGTACGAAGCCCTACGGAACAGCTAA
- the recA gene encoding recombinase RecA, whose amino-acid sequence MAMDANKQKALDMAIKQIDKTFGKGTLMRLGDKEFEPIESISTGSLGLDMALGIGGIPQGRIIEIYGPESSGKTTLALQTIASAQKKEMVCAFIDAEHALDVVYAKNLGVDTDNLLVSQPDFGEQALDVLETLARSAAVDLIIVDSVAALTPKSEIEGDMGDSHVGLQARLMSQALRKLTAILHKTNTTVIFINQIRMKIGTMGYGSPETTTGGNALKFYCSVRIDVRRIATLKQGESSIGNRVKAKVVKNKVAPPFRQAEFDIMFGEGISFVGELIDYGVKMDIVDKSGAWFSYGSEKLGQGKENAKVTIKENPELMAELEGKIKEALGFGEALAVDESEMTED is encoded by the coding sequence ATGGCAATGGATGCAAACAAGCAAAAAGCACTGGATATGGCGATCAAGCAGATCGATAAGACGTTTGGTAAAGGTACACTGATGAGACTGGGGGACAAAGAGTTTGAACCTATCGAATCTATCTCAACAGGTTCACTTGGTTTGGATATGGCTCTAGGTATCGGGGGTATACCTCAAGGGCGTATTATAGAGATCTATGGTCCTGAGTCCTCAGGTAAAACAACACTTGCACTTCAGACGATCGCTTCGGCACAGAAAAAAGAGATGGTCTGTGCATTCATCGATGCGGAACATGCACTCGATGTAGTTTATGCTAAGAACCTGGGCGTAGATACGGATAATCTTTTGGTGTCTCAGCCAGATTTTGGTGAGCAGGCACTGGATGTGCTTGAAACATTGGCAAGATCAGCAGCGGTTGACCTGATCATCGTTGACTCCGTTGCTGCACTTACTCCAAAAAGTGAGATAGAGGGAGATATGGGTGATTCTCATGTCGGACTGCAGGCAAGACTGATGTCACAAGCACTACGTAAACTCACTGCTATTCTACATAAAACGAATACAACGGTGATCTTCATTAACCAAATTCGTATGAAGATCGGTACGATGGGATACGGATCACCAGAAACAACGACAGGTGGTAACGCCTTGAAGTTCTACTGTTCTGTGAGAATTGACGTACGTCGTATCGCAACATTGAAACAGGGTGAATCTTCCATAGGTAACCGTGTCAAAGCAAAAGTAGTGAAAAATAAAGTCGCGCCTCCATTTAGACAAGCAGAGTTTGACATCATGTTTGGCGAGGGGATCTCTTTTGTAGGAGAACTCATTGATTATGGTGTGAAGATGGATATTGTAGATAAATCAGGTGCATGGTTCTCTTATGGTAGTGAGAAACTGGGTCAAGGTAAAGAAAATGCAAAGGTCACCATCAAAGAAAATCCTGAACTGATGGCAGAGCTGGAAGGCAAAATCAAAGAAGCGCTTGGTTTTGGTGAAGCACTGGCAGTAGATGAGAGTGAAATGACCGAAGATTAA
- the eno gene encoding phosphopyruvate hydratase, producing MIFIDEVVATEVMDSRGNPTVKATVSLSDGTVESAIVPSGASTGKREALELRDGGDRYMGKGVLQACENVNGPIYDALVGLSPFNQAEVDLVMKEVDGTENYGNMGANAVLGVSMAVARAAAKSMGMPLYRYLGGANAVVMPVPMLNIINGGEHANNSVDFQEYMVMPVGFDRFSEGLRACAEVYHNLKKIIDGMGESTAVGDEGGFAPNLKSNEEPIQVIMQAIEKAGYKPGEQIAIALDVAASELINEEGLYVLKSENREITSSELTAYYADMCAKYPIVSIEDGLSEDDWAGWKELTEVLGDKVQLVGDDLFVTNVSILAEGIEKDIANSILIKPNQIGTVSETMQTVRLAQRSGYTCVMSHRSGESEDTFIADFAVALNTGEIKTGSTARSDRIAKYNRLLEIEAELGQFEYLGASIFTK from the coding sequence ATGATTTTTATCGATGAAGTCGTAGCAACAGAGGTGATGGATAGTAGAGGAAATCCTACAGTAAAAGCGACTGTAAGTTTGAGTGACGGAACAGTAGAGAGTGCAATCGTTCCTAGTGGAGCGAGCACAGGTAAACGTGAAGCGCTTGAGCTTCGTGACGGTGGTGACAGATACATGGGCAAAGGTGTACTTCAAGCCTGTGAAAATGTGAATGGTCCTATCTATGATGCTCTTGTGGGACTCAGCCCATTCAATCAAGCAGAAGTTGACCTTGTGATGAAAGAGGTAGATGGTACGGAAAATTATGGCAATATGGGTGCCAATGCGGTACTTGGTGTCTCTATGGCGGTAGCACGTGCCGCTGCAAAAAGCATGGGTATGCCACTTTACCGTTACCTTGGCGGTGCGAATGCTGTGGTCATGCCTGTACCAATGCTTAACATCATTAACGGTGGAGAACATGCGAACAACTCTGTAGACTTTCAAGAGTATATGGTCATGCCAGTAGGGTTTGATAGATTTTCAGAAGGGCTTAGAGCTTGTGCTGAAGTGTATCATAACCTGAAAAAGATCATTGATGGTATGGGTGAGAGTACAGCGGTTGGTGATGAAGGTGGTTTCGCTCCAAACCTTAAAAGCAATGAAGAGCCTATTCAAGTCATTATGCAAGCGATCGAAAAAGCAGGATATAAACCTGGAGAGCAGATCGCTATTGCTTTAGATGTCGCGGCATCTGAGCTTATCAATGAGGAGGGGCTTTATGTGCTTAAGTCGGAAAATAGAGAGATCACAAGTTCTGAACTGACGGCATATTATGCTGATATGTGTGCCAAGTACCCTATTGTTTCTATCGAAGATGGTTTAAGCGAAGATGATTGGGCAGGATGGAAAGAGTTGACGGAAGTACTTGGAGATAAAGTACAACTTGTAGGGGATGACCTTTTTGTTACCAATGTATCTATCTTGGCAGAGGGGATTGAAAAAGATATTGCAAACTCTATCTTGATCAAGCCAAATCAGATAGGAACTGTTTCTGAGACAATGCAAACAGTGCGTCTTGCGCAAAGAAGTGGCTATACGTGTGTGATGTCTCACCGCTCAGGAGAGAGTGAGGATACTTTTATCGCAGACTTTGCTGTTGCTTTGAATACCGGTGAGATCAAAACGGGATCAACTGCAAGAAGTGACAGAATCGCTAAATATAACAGATTACTTGAAATTGAAGCGGAACTCGGTCAGTTTGAGTATTTGGGTGCATCAATTTTTACAAAGTAA